TGGGACAAATTGGGCGACAAAAAAACTGCCTACTACCCGAGCCGGCTGGAAGCTGCTGATTGATCCGGTTAATCCAAACATTATTTATATGGGCGTGAGGAAAATTGGAAATTAATAAGTTTTTGGCAATTGGCTATTCGGGATTTGATTTGGTAAAATTTAATGAAGACTAAAAACCTTTAACCTTGGATAGCCCCCGGAACATACGGAAGATTATGCGATATGGCCCGAAGGAAAGAACAAAAAATTTTAGCGGGAACGTTATTGGATGTTTGGAAAAAAAAGGACTTTCCCCTATGCTGAATTCTGGCGCGGGTTCACGCGGCAAGCGAGGGTTTACTTTAATTGAATTATTGGTGATTATATCCATTATCGGTTTTTTGTTGTCAACGGCGGCTTACGCCGTGAATATCACCAGAATGAAAGCCGGGGACACAAGAAGAAAAGCCGATTTGAAACAAATCCAGAAAGCGCTTGAATTGTACTATGACCAAAAAAATTATTATCCCCCTTCAGCCGTGGGAAATGACACCTATTGTCTTAAGGATTTAGATGAGTTTGACATTGCCTGGTCGCTTACGGTTGAAACCGGCCTGATGAAATCCATGCCAAACGACCCGTTGACGCCGAACGGAAACTGTTATGACAATTGTTATCTTTACAGAAGCGATGCGACCGTCAATCCGGAGGGGAAAGCCAGGGGGTATGCCCTTATTACTTTATTAGAAAAACCCACTCCCGAAGATTTAGCCACCCAAAGGGGGCATTACCCCGATTGGGCGCAATGCGACCCCAATAGAGATTGGCCCAACAACGGTTATGCTCTATATGGCGGCATATGGCCATAAGTGGATATTAATTTAATTATTATAATAATAAACAATATGAACAAGTATGTACTAGATAAGCAGGCGGAATTTAATAGCGCAATTGATTTTTTTAAAAAAGATATTGCCAGTTTGCGCACCGGACGGGCCAATCCGGCGATTTTAGAGGGGATTATGGCAGAAGCGTATGGCGCCAAAACTCCGCTCAGCGGCTTGGCCAGCATAAATGTTAGCGACGCCAAAAGCCTAGTGATTTCTCCTTGGGACAAAAACATAATAAAAGATATTGAAAAAGCCGTAGTGGCCGCTAATTTGGGCGTGGGCGTTGTTAATGAAGGGGATAAAATAAGAATAACGGTTCCTTCTATGACCGAAGAAAACCGGCGGGAATTGGTAAAAAAATTGAATGAAAAAATGGAGAAAGCCCGTATTACCATTAGGCAGGCTCGGGACGAGGCGAAAGAGGCAATAACCAGAGGAGAGGAGGAAAAAGAAATCGGCGAAGATGAAAAATTCAGATTTATTAAAGAGCTTGACGAAGAAGTGGGGAAGAAAAACGAGGAATTAAAAAATATAAGGGATAAGAAAGAGGAGGAGATTTTAACAATTTAAACAGGATTATTGGGATTATGAAGATTCTTGGGATCCTTAGGAATTAATCGCAAGAATCCCAAAAGTCTTAAGATTCTCAAGAATCCCATTTTTTATGTTTATAACCATAATCACTTTTTTAGTAGTATTTTCACTTTTGATTTTTGCCCACGAATTGGGCCATTTTTGGGTGGCGCGGAAATTCGGAGTTCGGGCCGAAGAATTCGGTTTTGGTTTTCCGCCTCGAATCAGGGGAATCTATAAAAGCAAGGAAGGAAAATGGAAACAGGCCAGGGGCAACGAAGAGATTTCTGATGCGGTTGATACGATTTATTCCGTTAACTGGATTCCTTTAGGCGGGTTTGTAAAAATTAAGGGCGAAAACGGGGAAGGAGAAAACGAGCCGGACAGTTTTGCCAGCCGAAAAATTTGGCAAAGAGCGACGATTCTTTCCGCTGGCGTGAGTATGAATATAATTCTGGCCGCGGTTTTAATTTCTCTCGGCTTAATGGTTGGTTTTCCCCGGGTTTTGGACAACATAGATGTCCGCGCCCGGGTTTCCGACAAAAAAATTCAGATTGCGGAGGTTTTGCCGGATTCCCAAGCGGCCAAGGCAGGATTCTTAGCCGGGGACGCCATAATCGCTATTAATGGCAAAAAATTCACTTTTGAGGGAGAACTGCAAAATTTTGTTGACGGACAGACCGGGAAGGAATTAGTTTATGAAATAAAGAGGGGTCAGGAAGAAATGACCCTTAAGGCAATCCCGGAAATAAGAGAAGAAACTGGCCGGGGAGGCATAGGCATAGCCATTGTTACTACCGGCCTGGTAAAATATTCTTGGTATTTGGCAATTGAGGAAGGAATAAAGGAAACCGCGCTTTTGACCTGGGCGATAATTTTGGCTTTTTACGAATTAATAAAAAATTTGGTCATAGGGCGAGGGGTAGCGGTTGATATAGCCGGACCGGTTGGGATCGCGGCTTTAACCGGCCAGGTAGCGCATATGGGGCTTATTTATATTTTGCAATTTACCGCCCTTCTTTCCATTAACTTGGCAATTATCAATTTTTTGCCCTTTCCCGCTTTAGACGGCGGCCGAGTTTTGTTTTTAATCATAGAAAAAATCAAGGGTTCTCCGGTTAAGCGGGAACTGGAAACGGCTATCCACAATATCGGCTTCGCCCTTTTAATGATATTGGTTTTAGTCGTGACTTTTCGGGACGTGGCCAGGTTTGGGGACAGTTTCTGGGCGCTTTGGGAGAAAATTATTGGTTAGCTTCTACAAACTATAAATCTATTACAAAATAATAATTAATAAAAAGAATTTTTATTCGTAAATTTCTGCCTGCCGCCTGCCTGCCCGGTAGGCAGGGCAGGCAGGCGTATAAAATTCGTAATTTGTAGTTATGAACATTAGAATTAAAGCGACGAAGATTAAATTAACTCCGGAAATAAAAAGCTATGCGGAGAAAAAAATGGCGATGCTGGAAAAATATTTGGGAGGCGTTCAAATTTTGAATTGCGATGTGGAAGTCGGCATGTCGGTTGGCGGGCAAAATAGCGGTAAAATATATAAAACCGAAGTTAATCTGGAAGTGCCGGGCAGTTTGTTGCGGGTGGAAAAAACCGAAAAAGACTTATTTAAATCCATTGATAAAGTTAAAGATCATCTGGAAATCATAATCAAAAAATACAAAGAAAAGCGAATTGACAAAAAAAGAAAATAAGAGTTAAGATAAAGAAAGAAAAAGGGGGAGGGCCCCTCTTTTTTTAAAATTTTTTTTGAACTTTAACAATAAGAAATAAATAAAAAAGCAACAAGGGGGATGAAATGGAAAAATTTGGGCGACCCTTTAGGGTTAAAAATCCGCCTACCAACCCTTCGGACTATGATGTTTTTTTTATAACCCAAGGTCATCAAAGGCATATGACCGCCGAAACATTGACTCACCCTTGCGCCGTGAAGGATATGGAAGTTTTAAGGGGAGTTTGTCTGGCTTGCCGGGCCGATCCCTTAAATAGGTTGACGATTTGCGATAAGTATAATTGCCATCCGCCTTGGAATTTTGACGGGGGCGATTCTTTGTCCGAACCGGAGAAAGACCGGGGAAACGGAAGGGGTTCGGGGAAACCGGCAGAAAATGGTTTAAAGGAAGTTATTTCTCCAATCTTGGAGGGCAATGTTCCCGGTCTTTCGGTAAGCGACCTGTTTCCCGACCCCGATCAGCCAAGGCAGACTTTTTATGAAGATGACCTTGGGGAGTTGGGAAAAAGCATCCTGGAGCATGGCCAGATGCTTCCCGTTATAGTTCTAAAGGAAGGGGAGCGCTTCCGGATAATTGACGGGGAGAGAAGGTGGCGCGCTTGCCAAAAAATGGGCATAAAGAAAATTTATGCCATTATCGTAAAAAATTTGAAAATTGACAAATTTCTTGTTTCCACTATTTGTAATTTCGGCCGGGAAGGACATACGTATATTGATACAGCCAGGGCAGTTTCCAGGGCAATAACCATTATAGAGGGAATAGCTAAAAAGAGAGGAGATAGATTATCCCGTGAAGAGGTGATAAAAAAAGTTGCTGACGGATGCTGCAAATCAGCGCCTTGGGTTTACCAATATCTGTCTCTTTCCCGCCTTGACCCCAGGGTTCAGAAACTGGTTGGAAATGGAGACCTGCCGGTTGTGGTCGCGGTTGAGGTTTCCAAGGCCGATGAACCGGAAGATCAGGTCAGGTTAGCCGGTGAAGTTGTAGACGGAAAAATGTCAGCTAATTTCGCCAGGCAGTTTGTGCGAAGAGAAATGGAGGAAAAAGGATTAAGTTCTGTCACCAGAAAAAGAGAGCACAGCCCGAAAGATGATTACAGAATTTTAAGAAATTTTGTCAATCACGCTCTTGACGGCCTAAATATCATTTTGGGGTGGGGCCCTCTGCAAATCATCGGGTTGTTTTATAACCGGGAAAGCAAAGACAAAAAGAGAATCCTTGAGTATTTGGACAAAACTATCGCGAAACTCCAAAAATTACGGGACACTATCCATAACGAGGGTAGCATCAGAAATGAGGTAAAAGATAGTGTTCAAAAGCTTTGGGAGGCTGATAAGCCCGACAGCCAAGAAGAAGAAATGGAGGAATAACAAAAATTATAGCATAAAACCCGCCGGGCATTAAACAAAGCGGGTTTTTTCTTTTTATTGATTTTTTTAGAAAAAGATTATATAATAACTTTGTTTATTCCGCATCTTTTTTAGCCCTCTTCCATGAGGTTTTTAATTTAATAAAATTTTAGTTTAATGAATAATATAAGGCGCGAGATTAATATATGAGTATTTTAAATAAAATTTTTGGAGACCCAAACGCAAAAGCAATAAAATCCTTAGAGCCGATTGTTAAAGAGATAAATGCTTTAGAGCCAAAGTTTGAAAAAATGAGCGATGAAGAATTAAAGGAAATAACTAAGTCCTTCGTTAAAGCTATAGAGGGGAAGCCTGACGATGAATTAACGAAAGAATTAGACAGAATATTGCCAGAAGC
This portion of the Patescibacteria group bacterium genome encodes:
- the rseP gene encoding RIP metalloprotease RseP, whose protein sequence is MFITIITFLVVFSLLIFAHELGHFWVARKFGVRAEEFGFGFPPRIRGIYKSKEGKWKQARGNEEISDAVDTIYSVNWIPLGGFVKIKGENGEGENEPDSFASRKIWQRATILSAGVSMNIILAAVLISLGLMVGFPRVLDNIDVRARVSDKKIQIAEVLPDSQAAKAGFLAGDAIIAINGKKFTFEGELQNFVDGQTGKELVYEIKRGQEEMTLKAIPEIREETGRGGIGIAIVTTGLVKYSWYLAIEEGIKETALLTWAIILAFYELIKNLVIGRGVAVDIAGPVGIAALTGQVAHMGLIYILQFTALLSINLAIINFLPFPALDGGRVLFLIIEKIKGSPVKRELETAIHNIGFALLMILVLVVTFRDVARFGDSFWALWEKIIG
- a CDS encoding type II secretion system protein yields the protein MRYGPKERTKNFSGNVIGCLEKKGLSPMLNSGAGSRGKRGFTLIELLVIISIIGFLLSTAAYAVNITRMKAGDTRRKADLKQIQKALELYYDQKNYYPPSAVGNDTYCLKDLDEFDIAWSLTVETGLMKSMPNDPLTPNGNCYDNCYLYRSDATVNPEGKARGYALITLLEKPTPEDLATQRGHYPDWAQCDPNRDWPNNGYALYGGIWP
- a CDS encoding ParB/RepB/Spo0J family partition protein, yielding MTAETLTHPCAVKDMEVLRGVCLACRADPLNRLTICDKYNCHPPWNFDGGDSLSEPEKDRGNGRGSGKPAENGLKEVISPILEGNVPGLSVSDLFPDPDQPRQTFYEDDLGELGKSILEHGQMLPVIVLKEGERFRIIDGERRWRACQKMGIKKIYAIIVKNLKIDKFLVSTICNFGREGHTYIDTARAVSRAITIIEGIAKKRGDRLSREEVIKKVADGCCKSAPWVYQYLSLSRLDPRVQKLVGNGDLPVVVAVEVSKADEPEDQVRLAGEVVDGKMSANFARQFVRREMEEKGLSSVTRKREHSPKDDYRILRNFVNHALDGLNIILGWGPLQIIGLFYNRESKDKKRILEYLDKTIAKLQKLRDTIHNEGSIRNEVKDSVQKLWEADKPDSQEEEMEE
- the frr gene encoding ribosome recycling factor, which encodes MNKYVLDKQAEFNSAIDFFKKDIASLRTGRANPAILEGIMAEAYGAKTPLSGLASINVSDAKSLVISPWDKNIIKDIEKAVVAANLGVGVVNEGDKIRITVPSMTEENRRELVKKLNEKMEKARITIRQARDEAKEAITRGEEEKEIGEDEKFRFIKELDEEVGKKNEELKNIRDKKEEEILTI
- the raiA gene encoding ribosome-associated translation inhibitor RaiA; this encodes MNIRIKATKIKLTPEIKSYAEKKMAMLEKYLGGVQILNCDVEVGMSVGGQNSGKIYKTEVNLEVPGSLLRVEKTEKDLFKSIDKVKDHLEIIIKKYKEKRIDKKRK